In a genomic window of Bacteroidales bacterium:
- the glgP gene encoding alpha-glucan family phosphorylase, producing the protein MEKYNKPDFLFEISWEICNKIGGIYTVLSTKSSLLNSEFGDNQIYIGPDVWMETSQTPDFEIDESLFKSWTSVAHDEGLLFRIGRWKVPGNPIVILIDFKQYFQEKNEIFAKFWELYKLDSISGQWDYIEPAMFGYAAAKIIESFYKFNISASDTIVAQFHEWMSGMGILYLKNKLPQIGTIFTTHATIIGRSIAGNEMALYKELDHINANEIAHKFNLNSKYSLEKLSIELCDILTTVSEITSRECKAIYGREADIITPNGIDRAMAPNMDFCNEKRIPARMCMLNVAKAMFNKEFPEDTPIIITSGRYEFRNKGIDMFLETLARMNNPEINKETLAFITVPANSISPVSELHDKLFNNSLNEVTEKHLTHYIHNPENDPILNACSRFNLNNDINSNVKVIFVPVYLNGNDGIFNLKYYDLLAGADLTVFASYYEPWGYTPLESLVFGVPTITTDLAGFGLWINEHFGMSEVATVLHRDDNNYKDAEDNLLINIKSFINKDISVREELRKEAFSLSNNFLWDKLIDYYHKAYESSLILSLSRKDLYRDKLQDHEQNVLSDEKSAPIWRKVFVKQDMPESLKNLKKLSMNLWWCWNPEAEELFRSINPERWEELHHNPIALFESLSVQEISKLESDSEFTNTLAKVYKNFEDYINVPMDEKKTSIAYFSMEFGLHNTLKIYSGGLGILAGDYLKEMSDRNENITGIGLLYRYGYFNQSLSHNGEQIGIVTPQRFTHLPIKPLYDENGELIKINIALPARNLTAKIWRTDVGRVSLYLLDTDIPDNWDSDRAVTHQLYGGDNENRFKQELLLGIGGIRLLRRLNINPKLYHLNEGHAAFAGLERLREFIKDKNFKFNEAMEIVRSSTLFTTHTPVPAGHDSFSEDILRTYIPHYSERLNISWNELINMGKIHPNSNEKFSMSVLAINTAQEVNGVSKIHGRVSREMFLDLYPGYYSNELFIGYVTNGVHYPTWVAEKWRNLHVEAFGNGFLSDQSNPDYWKKIYDVDDSKIWDISNVLRNDLIESLRKRIANEMTSRQESPAMILQTINELSPHKLTIGFARRFATYKRAHLLFQNLERLNSIINSEKHPVQFIFSGKAHPADKAGQDLIKQIIEVSRKPEFIGKIVFVENYDMETAKLIIQGVDIWLNTPTRPLEASGTSGEKAIMNGVLNLSVLDGWWAEGYRENAGWALKEERTYENQHYQDILDSETLYLIIENKIARLFYDRDENNIPHNWVQYVKNNFAEISPHYTMKRMTDDYFNNFYSKLEKRTDNYINSNYQDAFDYAAWKKNMIRNWDQIQVKSVNFPEPDTIKYKIGEEFEASVVLKLNGISAEDIAVEIIVGQKDTDRSKPYSKLMRMKVGKKIGSSVEFYIKEQILIPGILDISIRVRPDNKMMPYPQDLKLVKWI; encoded by the coding sequence ATGGAAAAGTATAATAAACCCGACTTTCTGTTTGAGATTAGTTGGGAAATATGTAATAAAATCGGAGGAATCTATACAGTTCTCTCAACTAAATCCAGTTTACTGAATTCCGAATTCGGCGATAACCAGATTTATATTGGTCCGGATGTATGGATGGAAACTTCTCAAACTCCTGATTTTGAAATTGATGAAAGCCTTTTTAAATCATGGACTTCCGTTGCTCATGACGAAGGTTTACTTTTCAGAATCGGAAGATGGAAAGTTCCGGGTAATCCGATTGTTATCCTTATTGATTTCAAGCAATACTTTCAAGAAAAAAATGAAATATTTGCTAAATTCTGGGAACTGTATAAATTAGATTCGATTTCCGGTCAGTGGGATTATATAGAACCTGCAATGTTCGGTTATGCTGCGGCAAAAATTATAGAAAGTTTTTACAAATTCAACATCTCCGCTTCAGATACAATTGTCGCTCAATTCCACGAGTGGATGTCAGGAATGGGAATTTTATATCTAAAAAATAAATTACCGCAAATAGGAACTATTTTCACAACTCACGCAACAATAATAGGCAGAAGCATTGCGGGTAACGAAATGGCTTTGTATAAGGAACTGGATCATATCAACGCTAATGAAATTGCTCATAAATTCAATTTAAATTCGAAATATTCTTTGGAGAAATTATCCATTGAACTTTGTGATATTCTTACGACAGTCAGCGAAATTACTTCCAGAGAATGTAAAGCAATATATGGGCGTGAAGCCGATATTATTACTCCAAACGGAATTGATAGAGCCATGGCGCCGAACATGGATTTTTGTAATGAAAAACGAATTCCGGCAAGAATGTGTATGCTAAATGTGGCAAAAGCTATGTTCAATAAAGAATTTCCGGAAGATACACCCATTATAATAACGTCGGGAAGATATGAATTCAGAAACAAGGGCATTGATATGTTTCTGGAAACACTTGCAAGAATGAATAATCCGGAGATTAATAAGGAAACTTTAGCTTTTATCACAGTTCCGGCAAATAGCATTTCACCCGTCAGTGAATTGCACGATAAACTTTTTAATAACAGTCTGAATGAGGTCACAGAAAAACATTTAACTCATTATATTCATAATCCGGAAAACGATCCTATATTGAATGCATGTTCAAGATTTAATTTGAATAACGACATAAACAGTAATGTTAAAGTAATTTTTGTTCCTGTATATCTGAACGGTAATGACGGAATTTTTAATTTGAAATATTATGATCTGCTTGCCGGTGCCGATTTAACCGTTTTTGCTTCGTACTACGAACCGTGGGGATATACTCCTCTTGAAAGTTTGGTTTTCGGTGTACCTACAATTACAACGGATTTGGCTGGTTTCGGCTTGTGGATTAACGAGCATTTCGGAATGAGTGAAGTTGCTACTGTTCTTCATCGTGATGATAACAATTACAAAGATGCCGAAGATAACCTTTTAATTAATATCAAATCTTTTATCAATAAAGATATATCTGTTCGCGAGGAGCTAAGAAAAGAAGCTTTTAGCCTTTCAAATAATTTTTTATGGGACAAACTGATTGATTATTATCATAAAGCTTATGAAAGTTCGTTGATTTTAAGTTTGTCTCGGAAAGATCTTTACCGGGATAAATTACAAGATCACGAGCAAAATGTTTTATCCGATGAAAAATCAGCTCCGATTTGGCGCAAAGTTTTTGTAAAACAAGATATGCCGGAATCTTTGAAAAATTTAAAGAAATTGAGCATGAATCTTTGGTGGTGCTGGAACCCCGAAGCCGAAGAGCTTTTCAGAAGTATTAATCCCGAACGTTGGGAAGAGTTACATCATAATCCTATCGCTTTATTCGAATCTCTTTCGGTTCAAGAAATTTCTAAACTTGAGTCGGATTCGGAATTTACAAACACTTTAGCAAAGGTTTATAAGAATTTTGAAGATTACATCAATGTGCCTATGGATGAGAAAAAGACGAGTATTGCTTATTTCAGTATGGAATTCGGACTACATAATACTCTGAAAATATATTCCGGCGGACTCGGTATTCTTGCAGGAGATTATCTCAAAGAAATGAGTGACCGTAATGAAAATATTACAGGAATAGGGTTACTTTACAGATACGGATATTTCAATCAGTCATTAAGTCATAACGGCGAACAAATTGGAATTGTAACGCCACAAAGATTTACTCATCTTCCGATTAAACCGCTATACGATGAAAACGGGGAGTTAATTAAAATAAATATAGCTTTACCGGCACGAAATTTAACTGCTAAAATCTGGCGAACCGATGTCGGGAGAGTTTCTTTATACCTTCTGGATACTGACATTCCCGATAATTGGGACAGCGACAGAGCTGTCACTCATCAACTTTACGGCGGAGATAATGAAAACAGATTTAAGCAGGAATTACTTCTGGGAATCGGCGGAATCAGGTTATTGCGCCGTTTGAATATCAATCCGAAATTATATCATTTAAATGAAGGTCACGCCGCCTTTGCAGGTTTAGAGAGATTAAGGGAATTTATTAAGGATAAAAACTTTAAATTCAACGAAGCGATGGAGATTGTGCGCTCCTCTACCCTTTTTACCACCCACACTCCCGTTCCAGCCGGTCACGATTCGTTCAGCGAAGATATCCTGAGAACTTATATTCCTCACTATTCCGAAAGATTAAATATAAGTTGGAATGAACTTATTAACATGGGAAAAATTCATCCGAACAGTAATGAAAAGTTTTCTATGAGTGTTTTGGCTATCAATACGGCTCAGGAAGTAAATGGTGTCAGTAAAATCCACGGAAGAGTTTCACGAGAAATGTTTCTTGATTTGTATCCTGGATATTACAGCAATGAATTGTTTATAGGATATGTCACTAATGGCGTGCATTATCCGACTTGGGTTGCCGAAAAATGGCGTAATCTGCATGTTGAAGCTTTCGGCAATGGATTTTTATCCGATCAATCGAATCCGGATTATTGGAAAAAGATTTACGATGTTGACGATTCAAAGATTTGGGATATAAGTAATGTTTTGAGAAATGATTTAATCGAATCATTAAGGAAACGAATTGCAAATGAAATGACAAGCAGACAAGAAAGTCCGGCTATGATTTTGCAGACAATAAACGAATTAAGTCCACACAAATTAACTATCGGATTTGCCCGCAGATTTGCAACTTACAAACGGGCTCACCTTCTCTTTCAAAATTTGGAAAGATTAAATTCAATTATAAATTCGGAAAAACATCCGGTTCAATTTATCTTTTCAGGTAAAGCTCATCCGGCGGATAAAGCCGGCCAAGATCTTATAAAACAAATCATTGAAGTTTCACGTAAACCTGAATTTATAGGCAAAATTGTTTTCGTTGAAAATTATGATATGGAAACTGCAAAGCTTATTATTCAAGGAGTCGATATTTGGCTGAACACTCCCACCCGTCCGCTCGAAGCTTCCGGTACCAGTGGCGAGAAAGCCATAATGAACGGCGTTCTTAACTTATCAGTTTTAGACGGTTGGTGGGCTGAAGGATACAGAGAAAATGCCGGTTGGGCTTTAAAAGAAGAACGTACTTATGAAAATCAACATTATCAGGATATTTTAGATTCTGAAACTCTTTATCTTATCATTGAAAATAAGATAGCACGGTTGTTTTACGATCGTGACGAAAATAATATTCCTCATAATTGGGTTCAATATGTTAAAAATAATTTTGCCGAAATATCACCGCATTACACAATGAAACGTATGACTGATGATTATTTCAATAATTTTTACTCGAAACTCGAAAAACGTACGGATAATTATATAAACAGTAACTATCAAGATGCTTTCGATTATGCTGCTTGGAAGAAAAATATGATTCGAAATTGGGATCAGATCCAAGTGAAATCGGTTAATTTCCCTGAACCTGACACTATAAAATATAAAATTGGTGAGGAATTTGAAGCAAGTGTTGTTTTGAAATTAAATGGAATTTCTGCTGAAGATATTGCCGTTGAAATAATTGTCGGACAAAAAGATACAGACAGAAGTAAGCCATATTCCAAATTAATGCGAATGAAAGTTGGTAAAAAAATCGGCAGTAGTGTTGAGTTTTATATCAAAGAACAAATTCTTATTCCCGGTATTTTAGATATATCAATAAGAGTTCGTCCCGACAATAAGATGATGCCATATCCGCAAGATTTGAAACTTGTAAAGTGGATTTAA
- a CDS encoding efflux RND transporter periplasmic adaptor subunit — MKKFFKILLFVLLGAAVIGTLVYLWNKSKSKPVNYEVVVPERRDISKKIIINGTIEPRNEILIKPQISGIITDLYKEPGQMIKEGEVIAKVKVVPDISQLSSAESRLKVANISLDKTTQEYERTKQLHESGVMSKELFETAYAAYLQALEEVSIAEENIDIIKEGMSKSTKEYSNTLIKSTISGMILDVPVKVGNSVIQTNNFNEGTTIATIADMSDLIFIGKIDETDVGKVKEGFPLNLIIGAMQDERCSAILEYISPKGVLTNGATTFEIKAAVNNIENLFIRSGYSANGEIITANKENVFSLPESTIEFLNDSTFVYVLDTIKESEQNYTKTAVTTGISDGIFIEIIDGIDSTYKVRGKIISGK; from the coding sequence ATGAAAAAGTTTTTTAAAATCTTGCTGTTTGTTTTGCTGGGAGCTGCTGTTATAGGCACGCTGGTTTATCTTTGGAATAAATCTAAAAGCAAACCCGTCAATTATGAGGTTGTTGTACCTGAAAGACGTGATATTTCAAAAAAGATAATAATTAACGGTACTATTGAGCCGAGGAATGAGATTCTTATTAAACCGCAAATTTCCGGCATTATTACTGATCTTTACAAAGAGCCCGGACAAATGATAAAAGAAGGTGAAGTAATTGCAAAAGTGAAAGTTGTACCTGATATTTCTCAACTCAGCAGCGCCGAATCAAGGTTAAAAGTTGCAAATATTAGTCTTGATAAGACAACGCAAGAATACGAAAGAACAAAACAGTTGCATGAAAGCGGCGTTATGTCCAAAGAGTTATTTGAAACAGCTTATGCAGCATATTTGCAAGCTTTAGAAGAAGTCAGTATTGCCGAAGAAAATATTGATATTATTAAAGAAGGTATGTCTAAAAGCACAAAAGAATACAGCAATACTTTAATAAAATCTACAATTTCCGGAATGATATTGGATGTTCCTGTAAAAGTAGGAAATTCCGTTATTCAAACAAATAATTTCAATGAAGGAACAACTATTGCAACTATCGCCGATATGTCTGATCTTATTTTCATCGGAAAGATTGACGAAACCGATGTCGGTAAAGTAAAAGAAGGTTTTCCGCTTAATTTGATAATCGGTGCAATGCAAGATGAGAGATGTTCGGCAATATTAGAATATATTTCGCCTAAAGGCGTATTAACTAACGGAGCTACAACATTTGAAATAAAAGCCGCTGTAAATAATATTGAAAATCTTTTTATTCGCTCGGGATATAGTGCCAATGGTGAAATTATTACGGCAAATAAAGAAAATGTTTTCTCATTGCCCGAAAGTACAATTGAGTTCTTAAACGATAGTACTTTTGTTTATGTCTTGGATACAATTAAGGAGAGTGAGCAAAATTATACTAAAACTGCTGTTACAACAGGCATCTCCGACGGAATATTCATTGAAATAATTGATGGAATTGATTCAACTTACAAAGTTAGAGGCAAAATAATTTCAGGTAAATAA
- a CDS encoding TolC family protein, with product MKKLALVILSSIIGIVCYAQTQWTLEDCINYGLENSYKIKESILELEARKVNLNTTSKSILPSISAQVGQNFDFGRATLSDNTIGDQSQSSTSLGIGLQMPLFEGLRVYHQKASDKLNVQAALHDLEQAKENISLNITAYYLQVILSNEILKLAEEQKTISEDQVNRVQILVEGGKTSDSDLYDAKATLATDVVNITKANNNFNLAKLDLAQLMNFTDVNSFKVALPAEDNIDYLIEVQLDLQDILNKALQIRPGIKAAATRIEKSKRDIKVSKSAYYPSLSLSASYGTGYYYIFSENDIINSPFGRQLDANSRGMVSLSLNIPIFNKMRTSGNVQLSRIQLAQYEQSLEEIKHNYIKEIQQAYYNAIASRDNYFASQQAVTATNISYQYEEIKYFNGASNRYEFNEARLRYQTALSEEVQAKYDFIFRLKILEYYSMEGDNINL from the coding sequence ATGAAAAAGTTAGCTTTAGTGATATTATCAAGTATAATCGGCATTGTTTGTTATGCTCAAACGCAGTGGACATTGGAAGATTGTATTAATTACGGATTAGAAAACAGTTACAAAATAAAAGAGAGTATTCTCGAATTAGAAGCAAGAAAAGTTAATTTAAATACAACTTCAAAAAGTATATTACCAAGTATAAGTGCCCAAGTCGGTCAAAACTTTGATTTCGGCAGAGCAACACTTTCCGATAATACAATAGGCGATCAATCGCAGTCTTCGACTTCACTCGGAATCGGTTTACAAATGCCCTTATTCGAAGGATTAAGAGTATATCATCAAAAAGCATCGGATAAACTTAATGTACAGGCAGCTCTACATGATTTAGAGCAGGCAAAAGAAAACATCTCATTAAATATTACTGCTTATTATCTTCAAGTAATTTTATCTAACGAAATTCTCAAATTAGCTGAAGAACAGAAAACTATTTCAGAGGATCAAGTTAATAGAGTACAAATACTTGTTGAAGGCGGAAAAACATCCGATTCTGATCTTTATGATGCAAAAGCTACTTTAGCCACTGATGTTGTAAACATTACAAAGGCTAATAACAATTTCAATCTTGCAAAGTTAGATTTAGCCCAGCTAATGAACTTCACTGATGTAAATTCGTTCAAAGTAGCATTGCCCGCAGAAGACAATATAGACTATCTTATTGAAGTTCAGCTGGATTTACAGGATATTCTAAATAAAGCGCTACAAATTCGTCCCGGTATTAAAGCTGCTGCAACCAGAATTGAAAAAAGTAAAAGGGATATTAAGGTTAGTAAATCGGCATACTACCCATCCTTATCTTTATCAGCAAGTTATGGAACAGGATATTATTATATTTTTTCAGAAAATGATATTATCAATTCACCATTCGGAAGACAATTAGATGCAAATTCCAGAGGTATGGTAAGTTTATCATTAAATATCCCTATCTTCAATAAGATGAGAACATCCGGTAATGTTCAACTATCAAGAATACAATTAGCTCAGTACGAACAATCCCTTGAAGAAATAAAACATAATTACATCAAAGAAATTCAACAGGCATATTATAATGCAATTGCATCAAGAGACAATTATTTTGCGTCACAACAGGCTGTTACGGCAACAAACATATCATATCAATATGAAGAAATAAAGTATTTTAACGGAGCATCCAATCGTTATGAATTCAATGAGGCTCGATTAAGATATCAAACCGCACTCTCCGAAGAAGTTCAAGCAAAATACGATTTTATCTTTAGGTTAAAAATATTGGAATATTATTCAATGGAAGGCGATAATATCAACTTGTAA
- a CDS encoding M28 family peptidase has protein sequence MKKNLVLIFCFLFISLVSIAGKFIMIPVDETNSLNSLFDNKDICIHYYCDDFVLASTENYNSHEMIVLDQNAFKDLGLYAIVYCNNDMKDDYIVESAENARVLFSGEEFLIMKLLSEDFMPAKNDGMVMISSKMKASLPKSLFDFPTITEQDDDILNYINEVSIERMMTIVQRLQDFQTRYYRKDSSFAAQDWIMAQYEELDLEVFLHDFPLNGSSDNVIAIQRGTEFPDEYVVCGCHYDSYCYTYSHNIAPGADDNATGVAGILETARILNQYDFRRSIIYCSFSAEEVGLVGSSYYAEKCADEDMNIVGYFNLDMTGYLTNGSDIHIDLIYPNSAQILADYYTNICDVYLPDVPVKKGTLLNGNSDHTSFNNNGYLGIFPFEDANAYSPYIHSIADTIGLSVNNTEQMKIFTQANIASVATLAAYNSEIPSLPFAAPVNCLAEFSGEDYYIIISWDAPQENTPLGYNVYREGVKINQQIISGLLYFEAVTDNEEYCYQVKAIYHNNNESEFSNISCAFVPTGIDDMNVKPVIYPNPANDKIYINGDYLNQQVDIYDINGKLMNSIRINSNITEINISDLPKGLYLINISNKFIGKFVKN, from the coding sequence ATGAAAAAAAATCTTGTATTAATATTTTGCTTTTTATTTATTTCTTTGGTTTCCATTGCAGGTAAATTTATTATGATTCCGGTAGATGAAACTAATAGTTTAAACTCATTGTTTGATAATAAAGATATATGTATTCATTATTATTGTGATGATTTCGTGCTTGCTTCTACGGAAAATTATAATTCGCATGAAATGATTGTTCTTGATCAAAATGCATTTAAAGATTTGGGGTTATATGCGATTGTTTATTGTAATAATGATATGAAAGATGATTATATTGTTGAATCTGCCGAAAACGCTCGGGTTTTGTTTTCCGGAGAAGAATTTTTAATAATGAAACTTTTATCTGAAGATTTTATGCCTGCAAAAAATGACGGAATGGTTATGATTTCTTCTAAAATGAAAGCAAGTTTGCCGAAATCTCTTTTCGATTTTCCTACAATAACGGAGCAAGATGATGATATACTTAATTATATTAATGAAGTATCAATTGAAAGGATGATGACGATAGTACAAAGATTACAAGATTTTCAAACCCGCTATTATCGTAAAGATAGTTCTTTTGCTGCCCAGGATTGGATTATGGCGCAATATGAAGAATTAGATTTGGAGGTTTTCTTACACGATTTTCCATTGAACGGCAGTTCGGATAATGTTATCGCAATTCAGAGAGGTACGGAATTTCCCGACGAGTATGTTGTATGCGGCTGTCATTATGATTCATATTGTTATACATATAGTCATAATATAGCTCCCGGTGCGGATGATAATGCTACCGGTGTTGCGGGAATTTTGGAAACAGCAAGAATATTAAATCAATATGACTTTAGACGTTCAATTATTTATTGTTCATTTTCTGCAGAGGAAGTCGGATTAGTCGGAAGCAGTTATTATGCTGAAAAATGTGCGGATGAAGATATGAATATTGTCGGTTATTTTAATTTGGATATGACGGGTTATTTAACTAACGGTTCGGATATACACATAGATCTTATCTATCCTAATTCCGCACAAATATTAGCCGATTATTATACAAATATTTGTGATGTTTATCTTCCTGATGTGCCTGTAAAAAAGGGAACGCTGCTAAACGGCAATAGCGATCATACTTCATTTAATAATAATGGATATTTAGGTATCTTCCCTTTTGAAGATGCAAACGCGTATAGTCCTTATATTCATTCAATTGCTGATACTATAGGATTAAGTGTCAATAATACCGAACAAATGAAGATATTTACTCAGGCAAATATCGCCAGTGTTGCAACTTTAGCTGCATATAATAGTGAAATACCATCTTTACCATTTGCTGCGCCTGTAAATTGTTTAGCCGAATTTAGCGGTGAAGATTATTATATTATTATTTCTTGGGATGCACCTCAAGAAAATACTCCGTTAGGATATAATGTTTATAGAGAGGGAGTTAAGATAAATCAACAAATAATTTCCGGTTTATTGTATTTTGAAGCTGTTACCGATAACGAAGAGTATTGTTACCAGGTAAAGGCAATCTATCATAATAATAATGAAAGTGAGTTTAGTAATATTTCTTGCGCCTTTGTTCCGACAGGAATTGATGATATGAATGTTAAGCCAGTAATATATCCTAATCCGGCGAATGACAAAATATATATTAATGGAGATTATCTAAATCAGCAAGTTGATATTTATGATATAAATGGTAAATTGATGAATAGCATAAGAATCAATTCTAATATTACTGAAATTAATATTTCTGACCTACCAAAAGGTTTATATTTAATTAATATTTCTAATAAGTTTATAGGGAAATTCGTAAAGAATTAA
- a CDS encoding 4-hydroxy-3-methylbut-2-enyl diphosphate reductase yields the protein MKITIDKNAGFCSGVTNAIKIAKMHLDDKGELFCLGELVHNDEEMRSLKDKGMKIIHHGEFPEIKNNTILFRAHGEPEESYLIAKSNNNEILDATCPIVKQLQKKVIQSYQNGEKIYIYGKRTHPEIIGIIGNINNDAVVFDKIEQIENIDTLKEITLYSQTTMIPDAFDNIIKQIKAKGIKVNAIDSICTSVHKRIDALKDFCKQHDVIIFVSGENSSNGKSLFSICKSINPKSYLITSERDIDKNWFKDVESIGISGATSTPIEQLERVVEKLKF from the coding sequence ATGAAAATAACGATCGATAAGAATGCCGGCTTTTGTTCCGGTGTAACCAATGCCATCAAAATTGCAAAAATGCATTTAGACGATAAAGGTGAATTGTTTTGCCTCGGTGAGCTTGTACATAATGACGAGGAAATGCGTTCTCTTAAAGATAAAGGAATGAAAATAATTCATCACGGCGAATTTCCTGAAATAAAGAATAATACGATATTATTCAGAGCACACGGCGAACCTGAAGAATCATATCTAATTGCAAAATCCAATAACAATGAAATCCTCGATGCTACTTGTCCGATTGTTAAGCAACTTCAGAAAAAAGTAATACAATCCTATCAAAACGGTGAAAAAATTTACATTTACGGAAAAAGAACTCATCCTGAAATTATAGGAATAATCGGAAACATTAATAATGATGCTGTTGTTTTCGATAAAATCGAACAAATTGAAAATATTGACACATTAAAAGAAATAACATTATACAGCCAAACCACTATGATTCCGGATGCTTTTGATAATATTATCAAGCAGATAAAGGCTAAAGGAATAAAAGTAAATGCAATTGACAGCATCTGCACTTCGGTTCATAAAAGAATTGACGCCCTGAAAGATTTCTGTAAACAACATGATGTTATAATTTTCGTTTCAGGCGAAAATTCCTCGAACGGAAAATCCTTATTTTCAATATGTAAGTCCATAAATCCTAAATCATATTTGATTACATCGGAAAGGGATATTGACAAAAATTGGTTTAAAGACGTCGAATCAATCGGTATTTCCGGTGCAACATCAACCCCGATTGAACAGCTTGAAAGAGTAGTTGAGAAGTTGAAATTTTAG
- a CDS encoding ATP-binding protein has product MKTKPEILERIALGENQKQDFKFEISDAKKIARSFSAFANTSGGSLLLGVKDNGSIKGVQTGEEIYMAEAAAKMYCKPEVNFSLKEWKVEGKIIIEVFIPEVENKPVKALSSDGKWLAYVRVKDQNILANKVMVDVWNAQTRSVETKISYGKNEAELLKYLDQNESITLNTLCKLCNISRYKAQKLLTDFVLLKLINIVFTKDEYYYVGNLEAK; this is encoded by the coding sequence ATGAAAACCAAACCGGAAATATTGGAGCGCATTGCTCTCGGCGAAAATCAAAAACAGGATTTCAAGTTTGAGATTTCCGATGCCAAGAAGATTGCACGTTCTTTTTCTGCCTTCGCCAATACTTCCGGTGGAAGCCTTTTGCTCGGAGTTAAGGATAATGGTTCTATAAAGGGAGTCCAAACCGGAGAGGAAATTTATATGGCGGAAGCTGCTGCCAAAATGTATTGTAAGCCGGAAGTCAACTTTTCTTTAAAGGAATGGAAAGTCGAAGGAAAAATAATTATAGAAGTTTTCATACCTGAAGTTGAAAACAAACCTGTCAAAGCATTGAGTTCCGACGGGAAATGGTTGGCATACGTAAGAGTTAAGGATCAAAATATTCTGGCCAACAAAGTTATGGTTGATGTTTGGAATGCTCAAACAAGAAGTGTTGAGACTAAAATAAGTTATGGAAAAAACGAAGCCGAATTACTAAAATATTTGGATCAAAACGAAAGCATCACATTAAACACACTTTGTAAATTATGTAATATATCAAGATATAAAGCACAGAAGTTATTAACTGATTTCGTTTTATTAAAATTGATTAATATTGTTTTTACAAAAGATGAATATTATTATGTGGGAAATTTGGAAGCAAAGTAG